Proteins encoded together in one Hevea brasiliensis isolate MT/VB/25A 57/8 chromosome 16, ASM3005281v1, whole genome shotgun sequence window:
- the LOC110669812 gene encoding UBP1-associated protein 2B isoform X1, giving the protein MNSPFPDRDTTYTKLFVGGLAWETQSHTLRRHFQHYGDILEAVVIYDKNTGRSKGYGFVTFRDPDSARRACADPNPLIDGRRANCNLASLGRASAPQRSPIPPFGTTNSPRAAYPQPVPYGYQPGFFYPPYGYVISFILFMLNAFELELALCLFSFMVSVGVAFSICRFIKNSLIPCYSLDVFQEIQNFLYCRYATYGSEYVYPQGVYNPYAGQQYVQVYGMPGTVNPGVSSRGQFGQPIPGTHGYTTAQTAQNYLVPGHQIAQFGGLANNRTATATFPSNQAPHPSGMGNPDSGQAQIIVSTNSPQFTSGSD; this is encoded by the exons ATGAATTCTCCATTTCCTGATAGAGATACCACTTACACTAAGCTTTTCGTCGGAGGTTTGGCATGGGAAACTCAGAGCCACACCTTACGTCGTCACTTCCAGCACTACGGTGACATCCTCGAGGCCGTCGTCATCTATGACAAGAACACCGGCCGTTCTAAAGGCTACGGTTTCGTCACTTTTCGTGATCCTGACTCTGCCAGAAGGGCTTGTGCTGACCCTAATCCTCTCATCGATGGTCGCAGGGCTAACTGTAATCTTGCTTCCCTCGGCCGTGCTTCTG CTCCTCAGAGATCACCGATTCCGCCTTTTGGAACCACGAACTCCCCCAGGGCTGCTTATCCCCAACCAGTTCCCTACGGTTACCAACCTGGGTTCTTCTATCCTCCTTATGGGTATGTAATTTCTTTCATTCTTTTCATGCTCAATGCTTTTGAGTTAGAGCTTGCACTTTGCCTCTTTTCTTTCATGGTTTCAGTGGGTGTCGCATTTTCCATTTGCCGTTTTATAAAGAACTCTCTGATTCCATGTTATTCACTTGACGTTTTCCAG gaaattcaaaattttctttattgCAGGTATGCAACTTATGGGTCTGAATATGTCTATCCACAG GGTGTGTACAATCCTTATGCGGGTCAGCAATATGTTCAGGTATACGGCATGCCAGGGACTGTTAATCCTGGGGTAAGCTCACGGGGACAGTTTGGCCAACCAATTCCTGGCACTCATGGCTATACCACTGCTCAAACTGCTCAAAATTATTTAGTGCCAGGTCATCAAATTGCGCAATTTGGTGGACTTGCCAATAATAGAACAGCCACAGCTACCTTTCCCTCAAATCAAGCACCACATCCTTCAG GAATGGGTAATCCCGATTCAGGACAGGCACAGATAATAGTGTCTACTAATTCTCCTCAATTCACTAGCGGCTCTGATTAA
- the LOC110669812 gene encoding uncharacterized protein LOC110669812 isoform X7: MNSPFPDRDTTYTKLFVGGLAWETQSHTLRRHFQHYGDILEAVVIYDKNTGRSKGYGFVTFRDPDSARRACADPNPLIDGRRANCNLASLGRASAPQRSPIPPFGTTNSPRAAYPQPVPYGYQPGFFYPPYGYVISFILFMLNAFELELALCLFSFMVSVGVAFSICRFIKNSLIPCYSLDVFQEFLRVAPHSVISLFFFYLRKFKIFFIAGCVQSLCGSAICSGIRHARDC; the protein is encoded by the exons ATGAATTCTCCATTTCCTGATAGAGATACCACTTACACTAAGCTTTTCGTCGGAGGTTTGGCATGGGAAACTCAGAGCCACACCTTACGTCGTCACTTCCAGCACTACGGTGACATCCTCGAGGCCGTCGTCATCTATGACAAGAACACCGGCCGTTCTAAAGGCTACGGTTTCGTCACTTTTCGTGATCCTGACTCTGCCAGAAGGGCTTGTGCTGACCCTAATCCTCTCATCGATGGTCGCAGGGCTAACTGTAATCTTGCTTCCCTCGGCCGTGCTTCTG CTCCTCAGAGATCACCGATTCCGCCTTTTGGAACCACGAACTCCCCCAGGGCTGCTTATCCCCAACCAGTTCCCTACGGTTACCAACCTGGGTTCTTCTATCCTCCTTATGGGTATGTAATTTCTTTCATTCTTTTCATGCTCAATGCTTTTGAGTTAGAGCTTGCACTTTGCCTCTTTTCTTTCATGGTTTCAGTGGGTGTCGCATTTTCCATTTGCCGTTTTATAAAGAACTCTCTGATTCCATGTTATTCACTTGACGTTTTCCAG GAATTCTTGCGCGTTGCGCCTCACAGTGTAATATCTCTGTTTTTCTTTTATCTCaggaaattcaaaattttctttattgCAG GGTGTGTACAATCCTTATGCGGGTCAGCAATATGTTCAGGTATACGGCATGCCAGGGACTGTTAA
- the LOC110669812 gene encoding uncharacterized protein LOC110669812 isoform X4: MNSPFPDRDTTYTKLFVGGLAWETQSHTLRRHFQHYGDILEAVVIYDKNTGRSKGYGFVTFRDPDSARRACADPNPLIDGRRANCNLASLGRASAPQRSPIPPFGTTNSPRAAYPQPVPYGYQPGFFYPPYGYVISFILFMLNAFELELALCLFSFMVSVGVAFSICRFIKNSLIPCYSLDVFQEFLRVAPHSVISLFFFYLRKFKIFFIAGMQLMGLNMSIHRVCTILMRVSNMFRYTACQGLLILGSSNCAIWWTCQ, translated from the exons ATGAATTCTCCATTTCCTGATAGAGATACCACTTACACTAAGCTTTTCGTCGGAGGTTTGGCATGGGAAACTCAGAGCCACACCTTACGTCGTCACTTCCAGCACTACGGTGACATCCTCGAGGCCGTCGTCATCTATGACAAGAACACCGGCCGTTCTAAAGGCTACGGTTTCGTCACTTTTCGTGATCCTGACTCTGCCAGAAGGGCTTGTGCTGACCCTAATCCTCTCATCGATGGTCGCAGGGCTAACTGTAATCTTGCTTCCCTCGGCCGTGCTTCTG CTCCTCAGAGATCACCGATTCCGCCTTTTGGAACCACGAACTCCCCCAGGGCTGCTTATCCCCAACCAGTTCCCTACGGTTACCAACCTGGGTTCTTCTATCCTCCTTATGGGTATGTAATTTCTTTCATTCTTTTCATGCTCAATGCTTTTGAGTTAGAGCTTGCACTTTGCCTCTTTTCTTTCATGGTTTCAGTGGGTGTCGCATTTTCCATTTGCCGTTTTATAAAGAACTCTCTGATTCCATGTTATTCACTTGACGTTTTCCAG GAATTCTTGCGCGTTGCGCCTCACAGTGTAATATCTCTGTTTTTCTTTTATCTCaggaaattcaaaattttctttattgCAGGTATGCAACTTATGGGTCTGAATATGTCTATCCACAG GGTGTGTACAATCCTTATGCGGGTCAGCAATATGTTCAGGTATACGGCATGCCAGGGACTGTTAATCCTGGG GTCATCAAATTGCGCAATTTGGTGGACTTGCCAATAA
- the LOC110669812 gene encoding uncharacterized protein LOC110669812 isoform X8, whose translation MNSPFPDRDTTYTKLFVGGLAWETQSHTLRRHFQHYGDILEAVVIYDKNTGRSKGYGFVTFRDPDSARRACADPNPLIDGRRANCNLASLGRASAPQRSPIPPFGTTNSPRAAYPQPVPYGYQPGFFYPPYGYVISFILFMLNAFELELALCLFSFMVSVGVAFSICRFIKNSLIPCYSLDVFQEIQNFLYCRVCTILMRVSNMFRYTACQGLLILGSSNCAIWWTCQ comes from the exons ATGAATTCTCCATTTCCTGATAGAGATACCACTTACACTAAGCTTTTCGTCGGAGGTTTGGCATGGGAAACTCAGAGCCACACCTTACGTCGTCACTTCCAGCACTACGGTGACATCCTCGAGGCCGTCGTCATCTATGACAAGAACACCGGCCGTTCTAAAGGCTACGGTTTCGTCACTTTTCGTGATCCTGACTCTGCCAGAAGGGCTTGTGCTGACCCTAATCCTCTCATCGATGGTCGCAGGGCTAACTGTAATCTTGCTTCCCTCGGCCGTGCTTCTG CTCCTCAGAGATCACCGATTCCGCCTTTTGGAACCACGAACTCCCCCAGGGCTGCTTATCCCCAACCAGTTCCCTACGGTTACCAACCTGGGTTCTTCTATCCTCCTTATGGGTATGTAATTTCTTTCATTCTTTTCATGCTCAATGCTTTTGAGTTAGAGCTTGCACTTTGCCTCTTTTCTTTCATGGTTTCAGTGGGTGTCGCATTTTCCATTTGCCGTTTTATAAAGAACTCTCTGATTCCATGTTATTCACTTGACGTTTTCCAG gaaattcaaaattttctttattgCAG GGTGTGTACAATCCTTATGCGGGTCAGCAATATGTTCAGGTATACGGCATGCCAGGGACTGTTAATCCTGGG GTCATCAAATTGCGCAATTTGGTGGACTTGCCAATAA
- the LOC110669812 gene encoding uncharacterized protein LOC110669812 isoform X10 — protein sequence MNSPFPDRDTTYTKLFVGGLAWETQSHTLRRHFQHYGDILEAVVIYDKNTGRSKGYGFVTFRDPDSARRACADPNPLIDGRRANCNLASLGRASAPQRSPIPPFGTTNSPRAAYPQPVPYGYQPGFFYPPYGYVISFILFMLNAFELELALCLFSFMVSVGVAFSICRFIKNSLIPCYSLDVFQEIQNFLYCRYTACQGLLILGSSNCAIWWTCQ from the exons ATGAATTCTCCATTTCCTGATAGAGATACCACTTACACTAAGCTTTTCGTCGGAGGTTTGGCATGGGAAACTCAGAGCCACACCTTACGTCGTCACTTCCAGCACTACGGTGACATCCTCGAGGCCGTCGTCATCTATGACAAGAACACCGGCCGTTCTAAAGGCTACGGTTTCGTCACTTTTCGTGATCCTGACTCTGCCAGAAGGGCTTGTGCTGACCCTAATCCTCTCATCGATGGTCGCAGGGCTAACTGTAATCTTGCTTCCCTCGGCCGTGCTTCTG CTCCTCAGAGATCACCGATTCCGCCTTTTGGAACCACGAACTCCCCCAGGGCTGCTTATCCCCAACCAGTTCCCTACGGTTACCAACCTGGGTTCTTCTATCCTCCTTATGGGTATGTAATTTCTTTCATTCTTTTCATGCTCAATGCTTTTGAGTTAGAGCTTGCACTTTGCCTCTTTTCTTTCATGGTTTCAGTGGGTGTCGCATTTTCCATTTGCCGTTTTATAAAGAACTCTCTGATTCCATGTTATTCACTTGACGTTTTCCAG gaaattcaaaattttctttattgCAG GTATACGGCATGCCAGGGACTGTTAATCCTGGG GTCATCAAATTGCGCAATTTGGTGGACTTGCCAATAA
- the LOC110669812 gene encoding UBP1-associated protein 2B isoform X2: MNSPFPDRDTTYTKLFVGGLAWETQSHTLRRHFQHYGDILEAVVIYDKNTGRSKGYGFVTFRDPDSARRACADPNPLIDGRRANCNLASLGRASAPQRSPIPPFGTTNSPRAAYPQPVPYGYQPGFFYPPYGYVISFILFMLNAFELELALCLFSFMVSVGVAFSICRFIKNSLIPCYSLDVFQVYGMPGTVNPGVSSRGQFGQPIPGTHGYTTAQTAQNYLVPGHQIAQFGGLANNRTATATFPSNQAPHPSGMGNPDSGQAQIIVSTNSPQFTSGSD; encoded by the exons ATGAATTCTCCATTTCCTGATAGAGATACCACTTACACTAAGCTTTTCGTCGGAGGTTTGGCATGGGAAACTCAGAGCCACACCTTACGTCGTCACTTCCAGCACTACGGTGACATCCTCGAGGCCGTCGTCATCTATGACAAGAACACCGGCCGTTCTAAAGGCTACGGTTTCGTCACTTTTCGTGATCCTGACTCTGCCAGAAGGGCTTGTGCTGACCCTAATCCTCTCATCGATGGTCGCAGGGCTAACTGTAATCTTGCTTCCCTCGGCCGTGCTTCTG CTCCTCAGAGATCACCGATTCCGCCTTTTGGAACCACGAACTCCCCCAGGGCTGCTTATCCCCAACCAGTTCCCTACGGTTACCAACCTGGGTTCTTCTATCCTCCTTATGGGTATGTAATTTCTTTCATTCTTTTCATGCTCAATGCTTTTGAGTTAGAGCTTGCACTTTGCCTCTTTTCTTTCATGGTTTCAGTGGGTGTCGCATTTTCCATTTGCCGTTTTATAAAGAACTCTCTGATTCCATGTTATTCACTTGACGTTTTCCAG GTATACGGCATGCCAGGGACTGTTAATCCTGGGGTAAGCTCACGGGGACAGTTTGGCCAACCAATTCCTGGCACTCATGGCTATACCACTGCTCAAACTGCTCAAAATTATTTAGTGCCAGGTCATCAAATTGCGCAATTTGGTGGACTTGCCAATAATAGAACAGCCACAGCTACCTTTCCCTCAAATCAAGCACCACATCCTTCAG GAATGGGTAATCCCGATTCAGGACAGGCACAGATAATAGTGTCTACTAATTCTCCTCAATTCACTAGCGGCTCTGATTAA
- the LOC110669812 gene encoding probable RNA-binding protein ARP1 isoform X11, which translates to MNSPFPDRDTTYTKLFVGGLAWETQSHTLRRHFQHYGDILEAVVIYDKNTGRSKGYGFVTFRDPDSARRACADPNPLIDGRRANCNLASLGRASAPQRSPIPPFGTTNSPRAAYPQPVPYGYQPGFFYPPYGYATYGSEYVYPQGVYNPYAGQQYVQVYGMPGTVNPGVIKLRNLVDLPIIEQPQLPFPQIKHHILQEWVIPIQDRHR; encoded by the exons ATGAATTCTCCATTTCCTGATAGAGATACCACTTACACTAAGCTTTTCGTCGGAGGTTTGGCATGGGAAACTCAGAGCCACACCTTACGTCGTCACTTCCAGCACTACGGTGACATCCTCGAGGCCGTCGTCATCTATGACAAGAACACCGGCCGTTCTAAAGGCTACGGTTTCGTCACTTTTCGTGATCCTGACTCTGCCAGAAGGGCTTGTGCTGACCCTAATCCTCTCATCGATGGTCGCAGGGCTAACTGTAATCTTGCTTCCCTCGGCCGTGCTTCTG CTCCTCAGAGATCACCGATTCCGCCTTTTGGAACCACGAACTCCCCCAGGGCTGCTTATCCCCAACCAGTTCCCTACGGTTACCAACCTGGGTTCTTCTATCCTCCTTATGG GTATGCAACTTATGGGTCTGAATATGTCTATCCACAG GGTGTGTACAATCCTTATGCGGGTCAGCAATATGTTCAGGTATACGGCATGCCAGGGACTGTTAATCCTGGG GTCATCAAATTGCGCAATTTGGTGGACTTGCCAATAATAGAACAGCCACAGCTACCTTTCCCTCAAATCAAGCACCACATCCTTCAG GAATGGGTAATCCCGATTCAGGACAGGCACAGATAA
- the LOC110669812 gene encoding uncharacterized protein LOC110669812 isoform X5 has translation MNSPFPDRDTTYTKLFVGGLAWETQSHTLRRHFQHYGDILEAVVIYDKNTGRSKGYGFVTFRDPDSARRACADPNPLIDGRRANCNLASLGRASAPQRSPIPPFGTTNSPRAAYPQPVPYGYQPGFFYPPYGYATYGSEYVYPQGVYNPYAGQQYVQVYGMPGTVNPGVSSRGQFGQPIPGTHGYTTAQTAQNYLVPGHQIAQFGGLANNRTATATFPSNQAPHPSGMGNPDSGQAQIIVSTNSPQFTSGSD, from the exons ATGAATTCTCCATTTCCTGATAGAGATACCACTTACACTAAGCTTTTCGTCGGAGGTTTGGCATGGGAAACTCAGAGCCACACCTTACGTCGTCACTTCCAGCACTACGGTGACATCCTCGAGGCCGTCGTCATCTATGACAAGAACACCGGCCGTTCTAAAGGCTACGGTTTCGTCACTTTTCGTGATCCTGACTCTGCCAGAAGGGCTTGTGCTGACCCTAATCCTCTCATCGATGGTCGCAGGGCTAACTGTAATCTTGCTTCCCTCGGCCGTGCTTCTG CTCCTCAGAGATCACCGATTCCGCCTTTTGGAACCACGAACTCCCCCAGGGCTGCTTATCCCCAACCAGTTCCCTACGGTTACCAACCTGGGTTCTTCTATCCTCCTTATGG GTATGCAACTTATGGGTCTGAATATGTCTATCCACAG GGTGTGTACAATCCTTATGCGGGTCAGCAATATGTTCAGGTATACGGCATGCCAGGGACTGTTAATCCTGGGGTAAGCTCACGGGGACAGTTTGGCCAACCAATTCCTGGCACTCATGGCTATACCACTGCTCAAACTGCTCAAAATTATTTAGTGCCAGGTCATCAAATTGCGCAATTTGGTGGACTTGCCAATAATAGAACAGCCACAGCTACCTTTCCCTCAAATCAAGCACCACATCCTTCAG GAATGGGTAATCCCGATTCAGGACAGGCACAGATAATAGTGTCTACTAATTCTCCTCAATTCACTAGCGGCTCTGATTAA
- the LOC110669812 gene encoding uncharacterized protein LOC110669812 isoform X6, with protein sequence MNSPFPDRDTTYTKLFVGGLAWETQSHTLRRHFQHYGDILEAVVIYDKNTGRSKGYGFVTFRDPDSARRACADPNPLIDGRRANCNLASLGRASAPQRSPIPPFGTTNSPRAAYPQPVPYGYQPGFFYPPYGYVISFILFMLNAFELELALCLFSFMVSVGVAFSICRFIKNSLIPCYSLDVFQVYGMPGTVNPGVIKLRNLVDLPIIEQPQLPFPQIKHHILQEWVIPIQDRHR encoded by the exons ATGAATTCTCCATTTCCTGATAGAGATACCACTTACACTAAGCTTTTCGTCGGAGGTTTGGCATGGGAAACTCAGAGCCACACCTTACGTCGTCACTTCCAGCACTACGGTGACATCCTCGAGGCCGTCGTCATCTATGACAAGAACACCGGCCGTTCTAAAGGCTACGGTTTCGTCACTTTTCGTGATCCTGACTCTGCCAGAAGGGCTTGTGCTGACCCTAATCCTCTCATCGATGGTCGCAGGGCTAACTGTAATCTTGCTTCCCTCGGCCGTGCTTCTG CTCCTCAGAGATCACCGATTCCGCCTTTTGGAACCACGAACTCCCCCAGGGCTGCTTATCCCCAACCAGTTCCCTACGGTTACCAACCTGGGTTCTTCTATCCTCCTTATGGGTATGTAATTTCTTTCATTCTTTTCATGCTCAATGCTTTTGAGTTAGAGCTTGCACTTTGCCTCTTTTCTTTCATGGTTTCAGTGGGTGTCGCATTTTCCATTTGCCGTTTTATAAAGAACTCTCTGATTCCATGTTATTCACTTGACGTTTTCCAG GTATACGGCATGCCAGGGACTGTTAATCCTGGG GTCATCAAATTGCGCAATTTGGTGGACTTGCCAATAATAGAACAGCCACAGCTACCTTTCCCTCAAATCAAGCACCACATCCTTCAG GAATGGGTAATCCCGATTCAGGACAGGCACAGATAA
- the LOC110669812 gene encoding uncharacterized protein LOC110669812 isoform X12 yields MTRTPAVLKATVSSLFVILTLPEGLVLTLILSSMVAGLTVILLPSAVLLLLRDHRFRLLEPRTPPGLLIPNQFPTVTNLGSSILLMGNSKFSLLQGVYNPYAGQQYVQVYGMPGTVNPGVSSRGQFGQPIPGTHGYTTAQTAQNYLVPGHQIAQFGGLANNRTATATFPSNQAPHPSGMGNPDSGQAQIIVSTNSPQFTSGSD; encoded by the exons ATGACAAGAACACCGGCCGTTCTAAAGGCTACGGTTTCGTCACTTTTCGTGATCCTGACTCTGCCAGAAGGGCTTGTGCTGACCCTAATCCTCTCATCGATGGTCGCAGGGCTAACTGTAATCTTGCTTCCCTCGGCCGTGCTTCTG CTCCTCAGAGATCACCGATTCCGCCTTTTGGAACCACGAACTCCCCCAGGGCTGCTTATCCCCAACCAGTTCCCTACGGTTACCAACCTGGGTTCTTCTATCCTCCTTATGG gaaattcaaaattttctttattgCAG GGTGTGTACAATCCTTATGCGGGTCAGCAATATGTTCAGGTATACGGCATGCCAGGGACTGTTAATCCTGGGGTAAGCTCACGGGGACAGTTTGGCCAACCAATTCCTGGCACTCATGGCTATACCACTGCTCAAACTGCTCAAAATTATTTAGTGCCAGGTCATCAAATTGCGCAATTTGGTGGACTTGCCAATAATAGAACAGCCACAGCTACCTTTCCCTCAAATCAAGCACCACATCCTTCAG GAATGGGTAATCCCGATTCAGGACAGGCACAGATAATAGTGTCTACTAATTCTCCTCAATTCACTAGCGGCTCTGATTAA
- the LOC110669812 gene encoding uncharacterized protein LOC110669812 isoform X9 gives MNSPFPDRDTTYTKLFVGGLAWETQSHTLRRHFQHYGDILEAVVIYDKNTGRSKGYGFVTFRDPDSARRACADPNPLIDGRRANCNLASLGRASAPQRSPIPPFGTTNSPRAAYPQPVPYGYQPGFFYPPYGYVISFILFMLNAFELELALCLFSFMVSVGVAFSICRFIKNSLIPCYSLDVFQEFLRVAPHSVISLFFFYLRKFKIFFIAGIRHARDC, from the exons ATGAATTCTCCATTTCCTGATAGAGATACCACTTACACTAAGCTTTTCGTCGGAGGTTTGGCATGGGAAACTCAGAGCCACACCTTACGTCGTCACTTCCAGCACTACGGTGACATCCTCGAGGCCGTCGTCATCTATGACAAGAACACCGGCCGTTCTAAAGGCTACGGTTTCGTCACTTTTCGTGATCCTGACTCTGCCAGAAGGGCTTGTGCTGACCCTAATCCTCTCATCGATGGTCGCAGGGCTAACTGTAATCTTGCTTCCCTCGGCCGTGCTTCTG CTCCTCAGAGATCACCGATTCCGCCTTTTGGAACCACGAACTCCCCCAGGGCTGCTTATCCCCAACCAGTTCCCTACGGTTACCAACCTGGGTTCTTCTATCCTCCTTATGGGTATGTAATTTCTTTCATTCTTTTCATGCTCAATGCTTTTGAGTTAGAGCTTGCACTTTGCCTCTTTTCTTTCATGGTTTCAGTGGGTGTCGCATTTTCCATTTGCCGTTTTATAAAGAACTCTCTGATTCCATGTTATTCACTTGACGTTTTCCAG GAATTCTTGCGCGTTGCGCCTCACAGTGTAATATCTCTGTTTTTCTTTTATCTCaggaaattcaaaattttctttattgCAG GTATACGGCATGCCAGGGACTGTTAA
- the LOC110669812 gene encoding uncharacterized protein LOC110669812 isoform X3 produces MNSPFPDRDTTYTKLFVGGLAWETQSHTLRRHFQHYGDILEAVVIYDKNTGRSKGYGFVTFRDPDSARRACADPNPLIDGRRANCNLASLGRASAPQRSPIPPFGTTNSPRAAYPQPVPYGYQPGFFYPPYGYVISFILFMLNAFELELALCLFSFMVSVGVAFSICRFIKNSLIPCYSLDVFQEIQNFLYCRYATYGSEYVYPQGVYNPYAGQQYVQVYGMPGTVNPGVIKLRNLVDLPIIEQPQLPFPQIKHHILQEWVIPIQDRHR; encoded by the exons ATGAATTCTCCATTTCCTGATAGAGATACCACTTACACTAAGCTTTTCGTCGGAGGTTTGGCATGGGAAACTCAGAGCCACACCTTACGTCGTCACTTCCAGCACTACGGTGACATCCTCGAGGCCGTCGTCATCTATGACAAGAACACCGGCCGTTCTAAAGGCTACGGTTTCGTCACTTTTCGTGATCCTGACTCTGCCAGAAGGGCTTGTGCTGACCCTAATCCTCTCATCGATGGTCGCAGGGCTAACTGTAATCTTGCTTCCCTCGGCCGTGCTTCTG CTCCTCAGAGATCACCGATTCCGCCTTTTGGAACCACGAACTCCCCCAGGGCTGCTTATCCCCAACCAGTTCCCTACGGTTACCAACCTGGGTTCTTCTATCCTCCTTATGGGTATGTAATTTCTTTCATTCTTTTCATGCTCAATGCTTTTGAGTTAGAGCTTGCACTTTGCCTCTTTTCTTTCATGGTTTCAGTGGGTGTCGCATTTTCCATTTGCCGTTTTATAAAGAACTCTCTGATTCCATGTTATTCACTTGACGTTTTCCAG gaaattcaaaattttctttattgCAGGTATGCAACTTATGGGTCTGAATATGTCTATCCACAG GGTGTGTACAATCCTTATGCGGGTCAGCAATATGTTCAGGTATACGGCATGCCAGGGACTGTTAATCCTGGG GTCATCAAATTGCGCAATTTGGTGGACTTGCCAATAATAGAACAGCCACAGCTACCTTTCCCTCAAATCAAGCACCACATCCTTCAG GAATGGGTAATCCCGATTCAGGACAGGCACAGATAA